The following proteins are encoded in a genomic region of Desulfurococcaceae archaeon:
- a CDS encoding ABC transporter ATP-binding protein — protein MTIEIQGVSRFFGRFKAIDDVSFSVRNSEVVGYVGLNGAGKTTTIRIVVGVLPPSSGDVLIDGLSITREKKKASWRIGWVPELPIFETEFRALDYFVYLAGYYGLSRPEALKLGKELLEKFGLGESLNMKLSAYSQGMKKRFALAVSMINDPPNFVFDEVLNGLDPKGIAFFRELTLEFRRRGKAVLFSSHILSEVEGIADRVVFVHRGRIVGEYTMDEIKYRAGSALELVLSSTDESVLKLLKKYGELNVIGGQKVLLRNISSDIGDITTELVKHGVKVYEVKREERSLEDFFFNLIKEVEGKC, from the coding sequence TTGACAATTGAAATTCAAGGCGTCTCAAGGTTTTTCGGTAGGTTTAAAGCAATAGATGATGTGTCATTCTCCGTGCGCAATAGCGAGGTTGTTGGTTATGTCGGGTTAAATGGTGCCGGTAAGACGACGACTATTAGAATAGTTGTTGGCGTGTTACCGCCAAGTAGTGGCGATGTCTTAATAGACGGGCTATCTATAACCAGGGAAAAGAAAAAAGCCTCTTGGCGAATAGGCTGGGTCCCCGAATTACCAATTTTTGAAACGGAGTTCAGAGCGCTGGATTACTTTGTTTACCTTGCCGGTTATTACGGATTATCACGTCCTGAAGCACTAAAACTAGGAAAGGAGCTACTGGAGAAATTCGGGCTCGGGGAATCCCTCAACATGAAGCTTTCAGCCTATTCGCAGGGCATGAAGAAGAGATTCGCGCTGGCAGTATCGATGATCAACGATCCACCCAACTTCGTATTCGACGAGGTTTTAAACGGGCTAGACCCCAAAGGCATAGCCTTCTTTAGGGAATTAACTTTGGAGTTCAGAAGAAGGGGAAAAGCAGTTCTATTCTCCTCACACATCCTCAGCGAGGTGGAAGGTATCGCCGATAGAGTGGTGTTCGTACATAGGGGTAGGATCGTTGGCGAGTATACTATGGACGAAATAAAATATAGAGCTGGCTCGGCTCTCGAGCTGGTACTCAGTAGTACCGATGAGAGCGTCCTGAAGCTGCTGAAGAAGTATGGCGAGTTAAACGTCATAGGAGGGCAAAAAGTACTTCTAAGAAACATATCAAGCGATATAGGCGACATAACCACGGAATTGGTCAAACACGGTGTAAAGGTATATGAGGTTAAGCGCGAAGAGAGAAGTCTTGAAGACTTCTTCTTCAACCTGATAAAAGAGGTAGAGGGGAAATGCTAG
- a CDS encoding ABC transporter permease subunit — protein sequence MLVKFSPVLYDFKRGLLRRSVILVLVLFTVSGVGLAYLVSSTLGATPLVEGKYVILITVDTGTKTLSSEGRVYDMALRDMSGTLSFDIYCYNATEPVEAAKGQILRETIAFRGEFKEKKRVESIPHELPVGYQCVCRFSLSTPYGYISNVAPTFIGRIENRTLIFAVISDQYMPYAIHKITETGLETEPEPGREPYSHGILLINAIYREGVNITVVGSVLVPAEPELKLDLYMREQGSSGPASQVLPVDIEGAGYRKIATLDQGVFAAGSSLRNRNVTFVDLLVIGETGKGVKYYAVVSAHPTEIVGVNQRSIAVINVLLGGAGLSLFNGFFPIVMLYLVYIYIAKPRSQGALEFVVARPITRFDLYVTRFVAGVLVAVVASTIFYTVLITTLWLLLEVFIEPYVNLLMYSGIVLSLVAFYSLCYFVSTITRGAGYLAFAIFLFILFTIILSVIASVLVVLTSKDMYGPEVYKEMMKLQYLTRYFTPFGVQDFIEFYVTRYYNINLYGDALRVIESVVQPWAVALSVTLWILLPVVAGWYTFKKANLSS from the coding sequence ATGCTAGTGAAGTTCAGCCCGGTACTATACGACTTTAAACGAGGACTTCTGAGACGCTCGGTAATACTCGTACTAGTATTGTTTACGGTTAGCGGTGTTGGATTAGCGTACTTAGTATCCTCCACGCTCGGGGCAACACCTCTAGTTGAGGGAAAGTACGTGATCTTGATAACCGTGGATACGGGCACCAAGACCCTAAGTAGCGAGGGCCGTGTTTACGACATGGCACTTAGAGACATGAGTGGCACTCTCTCCTTTGATATCTACTGTTACAATGCCACTGAACCGGTTGAGGCGGCTAAGGGGCAGATCCTCCGAGAAACAATAGCGTTCAGGGGAGAGTTCAAGGAGAAGAAGCGGGTTGAATCAATACCGCATGAGCTTCCGGTAGGCTACCAATGCGTATGCCGTTTCTCGCTAAGCACACCTTACGGTTATATTAGTAATGTTGCGCCCACGTTCATCGGCCGAATAGAAAACAGAACGCTCATCTTCGCGGTAATAAGCGACCAGTACATGCCGTACGCGATCCATAAAATAACGGAAACGGGTCTAGAGACTGAACCTGAGCCGGGGCGCGAACCCTATAGCCACGGAATTCTACTAATAAATGCCATATATAGAGAGGGCGTTAACATAACGGTAGTGGGCTCGGTACTGGTTCCTGCGGAACCCGAGTTAAAATTAGACCTGTACATGCGTGAGCAGGGCTCTTCGGGCCCTGCCTCCCAGGTATTACCGGTAGACATTGAAGGGGCCGGGTACAGGAAAATTGCCACCTTAGATCAGGGCGTGTTTGCGGCCGGATCAAGCCTCAGGAACAGGAACGTTACATTCGTGGATCTGCTCGTCATAGGTGAAACGGGTAAAGGCGTAAAATACTACGCTGTAGTGTCAGCCCACCCGACCGAAATTGTCGGGGTCAATCAGAGGTCGATTGCAGTGATAAACGTTCTGCTCGGCGGAGCGGGGTTAAGCCTGTTTAACGGGTTTTTCCCTATCGTGATGCTATACTTGGTATACATTTACATCGCGAAACCTAGAAGCCAAGGCGCCTTAGAGTTCGTAGTTGCGAGGCCCATAACCAGATTTGATCTCTACGTCACGAGGTTTGTTGCAGGCGTTCTAGTAGCTGTCGTGGCATCTACCATATTTTACACCGTACTAATTACTACGTTATGGCTGTTGCTAGAAGTGTTCATTGAACCTTACGTGAACTTACTGATGTACAGCGGCATAGTACTGTCGCTCGTAGCTTTCTACAGCCTGTGTTACTTCGTATCAACTATCACGAGAGGTGCAGGGTACTTGGCCTTTGCCATATTCTTATTCATACTTTTCACAATTATACTATCAGTAATAGCCTCAGTACTCGTGGTTCTAACGAGTAAAGACATGTACGGGCCCGAGGTATACAAGGAAATGATGAAATTACAGTACCTAACGAGGTATTTCACGCCATTCGGAGTACAAGACTTTATAGAATTCTACGTGACCAGGTATTATAACATAAACCTTTACGGTGACGCCTTGAGGGTAATCGAAAGCGTTGTTCAACCGTGGGCAGTAGCGCTGTCAGTTACGCTGTGGATACTTCTACCGGTGGTCGCCGGGTGGTACACGTTCAAAAAAGCTAACTTATCCAGCTAA
- a CDS encoding deoxyhypusine synthase, producing the protein MGSDLVNAVRNELLREEIVDFTVREDMSVCELIEGYGQSHGFMAGHVYRASKVLAEMALDHNTIRILSFTGNVVSTGLRGLLAQLVREGWFHAVITTCGAIDHDIARGTGHKYYKGDWVYDDAMLHSISIHRLGNVLIPAENYGVAVEKFARRLFEELTRVKKKWAVSEVLREAGRRIADEKSILRAAYERGIPIYVPGIYDGAFGSQVVFNQDVMGLELDLVADEKNIIELIVTSKKAGALIVGGGISKHHTIWWAQLKDGLDYAVYITTAVEYDGSLSGAHPREAISWSKIKPGAKHVVVYGDATVVLPLVVAGAKCMSRMAK; encoded by the coding sequence GTGGGCAGTGACTTGGTCAACGCCGTTAGGAACGAGTTACTCCGGGAAGAAATCGTGGATTTTACTGTTAGAGAGGACATGAGCGTGTGTGAGCTTATCGAGGGATATGGTCAATCACACGGTTTCATGGCAGGACACGTTTACAGAGCTAGTAAAGTGCTAGCTGAAATGGCACTAGATCATAACACAATACGCATACTCTCGTTTACGGGAAACGTAGTTTCAACCGGGTTGAGAGGCCTGCTTGCGCAGTTAGTACGTGAAGGTTGGTTTCACGCCGTAATAACGACTTGCGGTGCGATAGACCACGACATTGCTAGAGGCACGGGGCACAAGTACTATAAAGGTGACTGGGTATACGATGACGCAATGCTACACTCTATCAGCATACACAGGCTTGGAAACGTGTTGATACCCGCCGAGAATTACGGGGTCGCCGTTGAAAAATTCGCGAGAAGACTCTTTGAGGAGTTGACCAGAGTTAAGAAGAAGTGGGCAGTCAGTGAAGTGCTCCGTGAGGCTGGGAGGAGAATTGCGGATGAAAAAAGCATCTTAAGGGCTGCCTACGAGCGAGGAATACCTATATACGTTCCCGGGATATATGATGGTGCATTCGGTTCCCAGGTTGTTTTCAACCAGGATGTAATGGGTCTAGAACTAGACCTCGTGGCAGACGAGAAGAACATAATTGAGCTGATCGTGACTTCGAAGAAGGCCGGAGCACTAATTGTAGGTGGAGGTATTAGTAAGCACCACACCATATGGTGGGCTCAACTAAAAGACGGTTTAGACTATGCTGTCTACATTACAACAGCCGTTGAATACGACGGTAGTCTGAGCGGCGCGCATCCAAGAGAGGCCATTAGCTGGAGCAAAATAAAGCCGGGCGCTAAGCACGTTGTAGTCTACGGTGATGCGACTGTAGTGCTACCTCTAGTAGTTGCTGGAGCTAAGTGCATGTCGAGGATGGCAAAGTGA
- a CDS encoding pyruvate carboxylase subunit B, giving the protein MVEIVDLTLRDAHQSLIATRLRTEDMIPILDKIDQSGFYAIEMWGGATFDVMVRFLKEDPWERLKIVRERVRRTKLLMLLRGQNLVGYRHYPDDLVEKFVELSYNNGIDIFRIFDALNDVRNMKTSIKKAKSLGAVVQGTITYTVSPIHTIEHYLKVAEELVALEVDHLVIKDMAGILDPYTCYNLVKALKEAFKVTVDVHSHFTGGLAVANYVKAVEAGVDIIDTAISPLAFGTGHPSIQTMYYALPEEKKPRVNMKVIREISEYLNKVLFTKYKDLLDVKVFMPDPNVLEHQIPGGMISNFLTQLKQLGAEDKLPEVLEEVKRIREDLGWPPLVTPTSQIVGAQAVLNVLHGRYQVVAKETYNYVKGFYGRPPAPVNEEVVKLVLKGEKPIEARPADLLEPLYEKCKREVVEKGFYMKEEDVLTYCLFPDVSLEFFKSRVQIAVPSSKRERDLWDEVLGY; this is encoded by the coding sequence ATGGTCGAGATAGTGGACTTGACGCTGAGAGATGCTCACCAATCTCTAATAGCAACTAGGCTTAGAACCGAAGACATGATCCCAATATTAGATAAGATCGATCAATCTGGCTTCTACGCCATTGAGATGTGGGGCGGGGCGACGTTCGATGTCATGGTGAGGTTCTTGAAGGAGGACCCGTGGGAAAGGCTGAAGATAGTACGTGAAAGAGTCAGGAGAACTAAGCTATTGATGCTCCTGCGTGGACAGAACCTTGTGGGTTATAGGCACTATCCCGACGACTTGGTGGAGAAGTTCGTGGAACTTTCCTACAATAATGGTATAGACATTTTCAGAATCTTCGACGCGCTAAACGATGTAAGAAACATGAAGACGTCCATTAAAAAGGCGAAATCCCTTGGTGCAGTAGTGCAAGGAACAATAACGTACACCGTGAGCCCTATACACACCATTGAGCACTACTTAAAGGTCGCCGAGGAGTTGGTAGCTCTCGAGGTGGATCACTTGGTCATAAAAGACATGGCGGGCATCTTGGACCCCTATACGTGTTATAACCTAGTAAAGGCCCTCAAAGAGGCCTTTAAGGTGACAGTTGACGTTCATTCACACTTCACTGGAGGATTGGCTGTTGCGAACTACGTCAAGGCCGTTGAAGCCGGCGTAGACATAATCGACACTGCTATTAGCCCACTGGCGTTTGGAACCGGTCACCCGAGTATTCAAACAATGTACTATGCTCTACCCGAAGAGAAAAAACCAAGAGTTAACATGAAGGTTATACGCGAAATAAGCGAATACCTGAATAAAGTGCTATTTACGAAGTACAAGGACTTGCTCGACGTGAAGGTCTTCATGCCCGACCCCAACGTATTAGAGCACCAAATACCTGGCGGAATGATTTCAAACTTCCTCACGCAATTAAAGCAACTAGGTGCTGAGGACAAGTTACCCGAGGTTCTAGAAGAAGTTAAGCGCATACGCGAGGACCTCGGATGGCCTCCGCTAGTAACGCCTACATCGCAAATAGTTGGCGCGCAGGCGGTACTAAATGTTCTTCACGGAAGATACCAAGTCGTAGCGAAGGAGACCTACAACTACGTGAAGGGGTTCTATGGCCGGCCACCAGCCCCTGTAAATGAGGAGGTCGTAAAGCTTGTATTAAAAGGCGAGAAGCCCATTGAAGCTAGACCGGCTGACCTCCTCGAGCCGCTTTATGAAAAATGTAAACGAGAAGTCGTAGAGAAAGGTTTCTACATGAAGGAGGAGGACGTGCTAACGTACTGCTTATTTCCAGACGTGTCGTTAGAGTTCTTCAAGTCACGCGTGCAAATAGCAGTGCCGAGCAGTAAACGTGAAAGGGAT
- a CDS encoding tRNA(Ile)(2)-agmatinylcytidine synthase yields the protein MHVEDGKVIEVHVGIDDVDSLKGGCTTHFAVEVSWKLKNKNIKFTDYPNLVRLNPAVPWKTRGNGAVALRLLLTSESDIEDVWGFLTNELEEYTRCFPDPKHQPSAVLHVGEVPREYVWLAQKALHDIVPLDLALRAISKHENTRYYSITGKRGIIGALSAVGYTMKNTDYTFEVVAYRERSYWGKPRLVDEESVRDMDRLYCKDTVLNYDYEFNRVLITPRGPDPVLFGVRGESPETLLEAIKVLRVHEPVEYVAMFRTNQHTDSHIFPVSSICDIRPYTCISARGIVKNKPTRAIGGHVFFRLCDQHCCVDVAVYEPTKHFRNVVEKLEAGDEVEVLGCVRPPGPAHDITVNLEKIRVIKLVTVTIYENPRCPHCGSRMESAGRNKGFKCRKCGHRDPGAKKFALTARRELEAGWYQPPKIAFKHLMKPIERFGREKKSFAGPVLENFIVKSP from the coding sequence GTGCATGTCGAGGATGGCAAAGTGATCGAAGTACATGTTGGGATAGATGACGTAGACTCTCTTAAAGGTGGGTGCACAACCCACTTTGCCGTTGAAGTATCGTGGAAGCTGAAAAATAAAAACATAAAGTTCACAGATTACCCTAACCTTGTTAGGCTAAACCCCGCTGTACCCTGGAAAACGCGTGGTAATGGTGCGGTTGCCCTTAGATTACTACTAACCTCTGAAAGCGATATTGAAGACGTTTGGGGGTTCTTAACTAATGAGCTTGAAGAATACACTAGGTGCTTTCCCGATCCGAAGCACCAACCAAGCGCTGTACTACACGTAGGCGAGGTGCCGCGTGAATACGTGTGGCTGGCCCAAAAGGCCCTTCACGATATCGTCCCTCTAGACCTTGCTCTCAGGGCAATTAGTAAACACGAGAATACGAGGTACTACTCCATTACCGGTAAGAGAGGCATTATAGGGGCGCTCTCAGCCGTAGGATACACGATGAAAAACACCGATTATACGTTCGAAGTCGTAGCTTACAGGGAGCGCAGCTACTGGGGTAAACCCAGGCTTGTAGACGAGGAGAGCGTCCGCGATATGGATAGGCTGTACTGTAAAGACACCGTCCTGAATTATGACTACGAGTTTAATAGAGTACTGATAACACCGCGGGGGCCCGACCCCGTTCTTTTCGGTGTCCGCGGGGAATCGCCTGAAACTTTGCTGGAGGCTATAAAAGTACTTCGGGTACATGAACCGGTAGAATACGTGGCTATGTTTAGAACAAATCAGCATACTGACAGCCATATATTTCCGGTCAGTAGCATCTGCGATATTAGGCCATACACATGCATTTCCGCCCGTGGAATAGTGAAAAACAAACCTACGAGGGCTATTGGAGGACACGTGTTTTTTAGGCTCTGCGATCAACATTGCTGCGTAGACGTTGCGGTGTACGAGCCTACTAAGCACTTTAGGAACGTAGTAGAGAAGCTTGAAGCAGGTGACGAAGTGGAGGTACTGGGTTGTGTAAGACCCCCGGGACCAGCTCACGATATTACAGTTAACCTTGAGAAAATTAGAGTTATCAAGCTCGTAACGGTTACAATATACGAAAACCCGAGGTGTCCCCATTGCGGTTCTAGGATGGAGAGTGCAGGTAGAAATAAGGGGTTTAAGTGCCGTAAATGTGGGCACCGGGATCCGGGCGCTAAGAAATTCGCTCTTACGGCAAGAAGGGAGCTTGAAGCGGGCTGGTACCAGCCACCTAAGATAGCTTTTAAACACCTCATGAAACCAATTGAAAGGTTCGGCCGCGAGAAGAAGTCCTTTGCGGGGCCAGTTCTGGAAAACTTTATTGTGAAATCCCCGTGA
- a CDS encoding pyridoxal phosphate-dependent aminotransferase: protein MSRASKRASALPTNPHRILISKAHELRRRGVKVYDYTAGQPGLPPSKEALEYFVEMLKKDPFKHFRYMPTQGLQELREAVSQDLKRYGNVDVPADQILITAGGAEALILSVYTLLDEGDAVLLLDPSYSVYWDLTKFAGLKIESCKQRYETGFNPDPECIKEKLSSGVKAVMFASPDNPTSRIIDHEVAKTLVEVAREKKAWVIYDVAYKHIVYEGEHIWIERFDPALENTVVCGSFSKDIAIPGGRLGYIYGPKDVIPDLVKLKGVFGIVAPVPMQWLAYYYLVGGFKEKYLSEVIPVYKRRRDVAYESFKKLFPEARLHKPVASMYLFPDVTPYLGKLKWNDLEFAMQLAESKGTVMLPGSIFGEAGSGHLRITFVTMNEEDLVEGFVLMREFLEERGVI, encoded by the coding sequence GTGTCCAGGGCGTCGAAGCGTGCAAGTGCATTACCTACGAATCCTCATAGAATCCTCATATCTAAGGCCCACGAATTAAGAAGACGGGGCGTTAAGGTCTATGATTACACGGCGGGTCAGCCAGGCCTTCCACCAAGTAAAGAAGCACTAGAATACTTCGTAGAAATGCTTAAAAAGGATCCCTTTAAGCATTTCCGATACATGCCTACGCAGGGGTTACAGGAACTTAGAGAGGCCGTTTCACAAGACTTAAAGCGGTACGGAAACGTGGACGTGCCTGCCGACCAGATACTGATAACCGCCGGTGGGGCAGAGGCCCTTATACTTTCAGTATACACGTTATTAGATGAGGGCGACGCCGTTCTCCTGCTAGATCCCTCTTACAGTGTTTACTGGGACCTCACGAAGTTCGCTGGCTTGAAAATAGAGAGTTGTAAGCAAAGGTACGAAACTGGGTTTAACCCTGACCCCGAGTGCATAAAAGAAAAACTAAGTAGTGGAGTGAAAGCCGTGATGTTCGCCAGCCCGGATAACCCCACATCAAGAATTATCGACCATGAAGTTGCAAAAACCCTTGTCGAAGTTGCACGCGAAAAGAAGGCATGGGTGATCTACGATGTTGCTTACAAGCACATAGTGTATGAGGGAGAGCACATATGGATTGAGAGGTTCGATCCAGCGCTTGAGAACACCGTAGTATGCGGCTCTTTCAGCAAAGACATAGCAATACCTGGAGGCAGACTAGGCTATATTTATGGGCCTAAAGACGTGATACCGGACCTCGTTAAGTTGAAGGGGGTCTTCGGTATCGTTGCACCGGTACCAATGCAATGGCTCGCATACTACTATCTTGTAGGAGGCTTCAAGGAAAAATACCTGAGCGAGGTCATTCCAGTATACAAGAGAAGGCGTGATGTAGCCTACGAGTCGTTCAAAAAGCTATTTCCCGAGGCGAGGCTACACAAGCCCGTTGCAAGCATGTACCTCTTCCCTGACGTAACACCGTACCTCGGCAAGCTTAAGTGGAACGATTTGGAGTTCGCCATGCAACTAGCAGAGTCTAAGGGTACCGTGATGTTACCGGGATCAATATTCGGAGAAGCTGGTTCAGGGCACCTTAGAATAACCTTCGTGACAATGAACGAGGAAGACCTGGTCGAGGGATTTGTATTAATGCGTGAGTTCCTCGAGGAAAGGGGGGTCATTTAG